From Lemur catta isolate mLemCat1 chromosome 19, mLemCat1.pri, whole genome shotgun sequence, a single genomic window includes:
- the DMAC2 gene encoding distal membrane-arm assembly complex protein 2 isoform X2 has translation MAAPRTPQSLRLVAAIRNGSSRGIHGPGGAATPEGSQKGKTLLQFLSDRFYDVEFMREYFLQRQMLKVHQKNRFQNKEWIRPNERGHFRLEFLKFQGVPVEAVDASGCAINYEGLDNLLLLKELQSLSLQHCPHVDDWCLSRLHPLASSLQELSLAGCPHISERGLACLHHLQ, from the exons ATGGCGGCGCCCAGGACG ccccagtccctgcGCCTGGTGGCAGCCATACGGAATGGGAGTAGCAGGGGCATCCACGGCCCGGGTGGGGCAGCGACTCCAGAGGGCAGTCAGAAGGGAAAAACACTGCTCCAGTTCCTGTCTGACCGCTTCTATGATGTGGAGTTTATGAGGGAGTACTTCCTCCAAAGGCAGATGTTGAAAGTGCACCAGAAAAATCG gtTTCAGAACAAGGAATGGATCAGGCCAAATGAGCGTGGCCATTTCCGTCTTGAGTTCCTGAAGTTCCAGGGGGTACCTGTAGAGGCTGTGGACGCCAGCGGCTGCGCCATCAACTACGAGGGCCTGGACAATCTCT TGCTTCTGAAGGAGCTCCAGTCCTTGTCGCTGCAGCACTGCCCCCACGTGGACGACTGGTGTCTCAGCCGCCTTCACCCACTGGCCAGCTCACTGCAGGAGCTCTCGCTGGCCGGTTGTCCCCACATCTCCGAACGGGGCCTCGCCTGCCTCCACCACCTCCAGTAA
- the DMAC2 gene encoding distal membrane-arm assembly complex protein 2 isoform X1 codes for MAAPRTPQSLRLVAAIRNGSSRGIHGPGGAATPEGSQKGKTLLQFLSDRFYDVEFMREYFLQRQMLKVHQKNRSFAHLVQDYGPNAAGACFILKQGGTVKFQNKEWIRPNERGHFRLEFLKFQGVPVEAVDASGCAINYEGLDNLLLLKELQSLSLQHCPHVDDWCLSRLHPLASSLQELSLAGCPHISERGLACLHHLQNLRRLDISDLPAVSNPGLTQILVEEMLPNCEVLGAGWAQGLKVEPEEQP; via the exons ATGGCGGCGCCCAGGACG ccccagtccctgcGCCTGGTGGCAGCCATACGGAATGGGAGTAGCAGGGGCATCCACGGCCCGGGTGGGGCAGCGACTCCAGAGGGCAGTCAGAAGGGAAAAACACTGCTCCAGTTCCTGTCTGACCGCTTCTATGATGTGGAGTTTATGAGGGAGTACTTCCTCCAAAGGCAGATGTTGAAAGTGCACCAGAAAAATCG ATCCTTCGCCCACCTCGTGCAGGACTATGGCCCGAATGCCGCAGGTGCCTGTTTCATCCTGAAGCAGGGAGGCACGGTCAA gtTTCAGAACAAGGAATGGATCAGGCCAAATGAGCGTGGCCATTTCCGTCTTGAGTTCCTGAAGTTCCAGGGGGTACCTGTAGAGGCTGTGGACGCCAGCGGCTGCGCCATCAACTACGAGGGCCTGGACAATCTCT TGCTTCTGAAGGAGCTCCAGTCCTTGTCGCTGCAGCACTGCCCCCACGTGGACGACTGGTGTCTCAGCCGCCTTCACCCACTGGCCAGCTCACTGCAGGAGCTCTCGCTGGCCGGTTGTCCCCACATCTCCGAACGGGGCCTCGCCTGCCTCCACCACCTCCA GAACCTCCGCAGACTGGACATCTCAGATCTCCCTGCTGTGTCCAACCCAGGCCTCACGCAGATCTTGGTGGAGGAGATGCTGCCCAACTGCGAGGTTCTGGGGGCCGGCTGGGCCCAGGGCCTGAAAGTGGAGCCGGAGGAACAGCCTTAG
- the ERICH4 gene encoding glutamate-rich protein 4 — MELWRQLREAGLVPLGLGPPPQALRGVSPVESPGQTLLSSGADTGGTRESLLRIWEELENLRQADVRLLGQLCSLGLQMKALREDLVTILEEEEESCEEEEEEDEEEPQRKQEEEHLGTSCPAPSPPDFEMTI, encoded by the exons ATGGAGCTGTGGAGGCAGCTGAGGGAGGCTGGACTGGTGCCTCTGGGGCTGGGCCCACCCCCACAGGCCCTGCGGGGGGTCTCCCCCGTGGAGAGCCCTGGCCAGACCCTCCTGTCTTCAGGGGCAGACACTGGAGGTACCAGGGAGAGTCTGCTGCGGATCTGGGAGGAGCTG GAGAACCTGCGCCAAGCGGATGTCCGGCTGCTGGGCCAGCTGTGCAGCTTGGGGCTGCAGATGAAGGCACTTCGGGAGGATCTGGTTACCAtcctggaagaggaggaggagagctgtgaggaagaggaggaggaggatgaagaagagccccagaggaagcaggaggaagaaCACCTGGGGacctcctgcccagccccaaGCCCCCCTGACTTTGAGATGACCATCTGA